Part of the Streptomyces europaeiscabiei genome is shown below.
GCCGGGGACGCCGGCCGTGGACTGGGCGAAGTACTGGAGGCCGGAGGTGGTGTTCACGCCGGAGGCCGAGCCGTACAGGACGGTCACCGCGCCGGTGTTGACGACACCGCCGAGGTTCTCGCCGGGCGAGCCGACGACCAGGTCGGCCTTCCCGTCACCGTTGATGTCGCCGAGCGACAGCTCGCTGCCGAAGAAGTCGCCGCGCTCGGACGAGCCGGGCACGTTGCCGCTGTTCTGCGTCACCGCGACCGTGGTGGTCGGGCCGTCGGCGGAGCCGTAGATGATGTGGACCTTGCCGCCGGTGGACGAGTCGGGCACGCTGGGCTCACTGCCGTCCTTGGACGGGTCCCAGTCCTGACCGGTGACCACGTCGCCGTAGCCGTCGCCGTTGACGTCGCCGATGCCGGTGATGACACCGCGCCTCAGCTCCCGGTCACCGCCGTCCGCGCCCAGGCCGTCGGCCGCGCCCGGCACGTACCAGTTGGTGTTGTAGCCCCAGTCGCCGTCGGTCTCGTAGCCGTCGACCACCAGGTCGGTCCGCTTGTCGCCGTTGGTGTCGCCGGCGGTCAGCATGACCGCGCCCGTGCCCTTGCCGGAGCGGATGTCCATCTTGACGCCGTACTGGTCGCCGAACGACCCGGACTTGGTGATGCCGTCGCCGACGATGTACACGAGGTTCGACGAGTTGCCGATCGCCAGGTCCTCGGTGCCGTCGCCGTCGAAGTCGCCCGAGGCGAGCGACTTGCCCCACTGGTCGTGGGACGAGGGCGCCAGGTCCTTGATGGTGGTGGCACCGGAGAGGCCCTTGGCCGAGCCCCACACGATGAGGACGGTGCCGCCGTCGGTGTCGCCGGACACGTCCTCGTCCGGGGCGGACACGGCGAGGTCGTCGAAACCGTCGCCGTTGTAGTCGCCGTACGCGGTGGACCAGCCGAACCAGTCGTCGGCCTCGGCGCTGCCGGGCACGCCGGTCGTGTTCTGGCTGATGGTCGTGCGCTTGGTTGAGGTCACGCCGTTCGCGGAGCCGTACAGGGCGACGACCTGCCCGGCGGCCGTCTTGCCGCCGACGGAGGCCCCGCCCGCCGAGTACGCGACGTCGCCGAAGCCGTCGCCGTTGAAGTCGGCCACGGGGTGGTGGACCGAGTCGGCCGCCGTCGCCGTCGCGGCCGAGAAGGTGAGCAGACCGCCGGTCAGCGCGACCGCGGAGGCCGTCGCGAGGGCGAGTCTCAGGTGCTTGCGCATGCGGGAATCTCCTGCCGCATGCGGGACGCCTGGCAGGCGTCCCGCAGTCAAATGGGGTGCCCTTCTGTCCGCGTTCGCCCGGAGTTCGCCTGGGCTTCACAGGAAAGTTGGCGAACAAGAGACCGGTGGGGTGGCGGGAGGGTTGTACGGGAGTTCGAGAAATTTTTGGGGTCAGTGGGGCGAGGAGGCCCGGTGGGCCCGGTGGGCCCGCTGGGTCGCTGGGCCTGGGGCGCCGGGCCGGCCGGTCGTCCGAACGTTCCGCGGTGGTCGTGCGTCTGCGGTGCGAGGCAACGACAGACATGCCGTCGAACCGGTAGGAGACCTGATGCTGAGCGGTACCCGTGCACGGATCGCCCTGGCCGCCCTGGCGATGACACCCCTGGCGGTCGGTTGCTCGGCACTGCAGCCGGGCGGGACGAGTTCGGCCTCGTGCGTGTTCGCCGTGGACCACGACGACCGGGTGTACGTCGAGGCGGGCAGGGTCGACTACACCCTCGGCGCCGAGGTGGGCACCGCACGGTACTCGGTCTGTGACGACCAGGGCGGTGGCGAGGAGGACCAGGTACCGGTCGAGGACCTGACCGTCTACGCGGCGTACGCCCTCAAGGGCATCGACACCGAGGACGCGATCGCGGTCCGTGAGTCACCGGGGGGCGAGGTACGCGTCGTGATCCACGCGACCGGGGACGAAGGGGTGAACGAGGCGGCCGAGCGTCTCTTCGGGAAGGACGAGCGGGAGGGCGAGGACGCCGACACCAACGTGAACGAGCCGGGGGACGGCATC
Proteins encoded:
- a CDS encoding FG-GAP-like repeat-containing protein — its product is MRKHLRLALATASAVALTGGLLTFSAATATAADSVHHPVADFNGDGFGDVAYSAGGASVGGKTAAGQVVALYGSANGVTSTKRTTISQNTTGVPGSAEADDWFGWSTAYGDYNGDGFDDLAVSAPDEDVSGDTDGGTVLIVWGSAKGLSGATTIKDLAPSSHDQWGKSLASGDFDGDGTEDLAIGNSSNLVYIVGDGITKSGSFGDQYGVKMDIRSGKGTGAVMLTAGDTNGDKRTDLVVDGYETDGDWGYNTNWYVPGAADGLGADGGDRELRRGVITGIGDVNGDGYGDVVTGQDWDPSKDGSEPSVPDSSTGGKVHIIYGSADGPTTTVAVTQNSGNVPGSSERGDFFGSELSLGDINGDGKADLVVGSPGENLGGVVNTGAVTVLYGSASGVNTTSGLQYFAQSTAGVPGSDEKDDLLGGEVKLTDVTGDGRADLTVGSYGENDYNGSLLYLPSNGTKITTTGARSIAPSAVGVSTAGQPVFGSNAAN
- a CDS encoding DUF6281 family protein, which encodes MLSGTRARIALAALAMTPLAVGCSALQPGGTSSASCVFAVDHDDRVYVEAGRVDYTLGAEVGTARYSVCDDQGGGEEDQVPVEDLTVYAAYALKGIDTEDAIAVRESPGGEVRVVIHATGDEGVNEAAERLFGKDEREGEDADTNVNEPGDGIGDGAGDADGGDADGGGDAVALDEEPEDDAGAGGPDSGDSGSGEAPAKCVLVVEYGGDSYSDRGDAAIELGAKVGKARAVPCGDTPGEVDDTAEPAAFQAYTVKGLDPADAIAIRFSADEEPFFMVRMADDLPPEVEELLPAEER